In the Rubripirellula tenax genome, one interval contains:
- a CDS encoding response regulator: protein MVSLPPIVMVVEDDFVDVELVKRGIRARKLNYGLLTSSDGNQALEMLRSDKLTHEERERLIVFLDINMPGMNGHQFLTKLREDPNLRRTIVFVLTTSDHPRDKQMAYDNNVAGYFVKSNLEGLLDTVAVYVENVEFPPVLP from the coding sequence GTGGTTAGTCTCCCTCCGATCGTCATGGTCGTCGAAGATGATTTCGTCGATGTGGAGCTGGTCAAGCGAGGTATCCGAGCAAGGAAGCTAAACTACGGTTTGCTCACTTCAAGCGATGGAAACCAGGCGCTCGAAATGTTGCGAAGCGATAAGCTGACGCATGAAGAACGCGAAAGGCTGATCGTCTTCTTGGACATCAATATGCCCGGAATGAATGGGCATCAATTCCTGACCAAGTTGCGAGAAGATCCGAACCTTCGCCGAACCATCGTCTTCGTTTTGACCACGTCGGATCACCCGCGCGACAAGCAGATGGCTTACGACAACAACGTCGCGGGCTACTTTGTGAAGTCGAATTTAGAAGGGCTTCTTGATACCGTCGCCGTCTACGTCGAAAACGTCGAGTTTCCGCCCGTCTTGCCCTGA
- a CDS encoding ABC transporter substrate-binding protein — translation MRKSRRNFLQAGLKSTAGAGVILGTAPYGFAVQRRTIRVLGTHVTLQEKLRVQAEKDLGLNIEFQPGGSASVMHQASTRPGSFDLYEQWSNSIRVLWQAGAIQPIETGRLQHWGEINNLTKTGLLTPDARRGAGDAPNKLLFVQPDGTLGSETADQISFLPYVHNVDSFGYDANVVDRGIPYETESWGWLLDERWKGRVALVNEPTIGLFDAALAAQSLGLVQFDDIGDMTKPEIDALFRVLVRLRREGHFRGVWGSVPQSVELMQRGEVAIESMFSPAVFSLRGQNVDCVYASPKEGYRAWHGVMCLSSMTSGGTKDAAYDFMNWWLSGWPGAFIARQGYYISNPARSREFLSQDEWDFWYEGKPARKDLTGTDDRVVVKKGEIRDGGSYEKRFSNIAVWNTVMDTYEHTLGAWHDFLSAV, via the coding sequence ATGCGTAAATCTCGACGAAATTTCTTGCAGGCTGGCCTGAAGTCGACGGCGGGGGCTGGCGTCATTCTGGGGACGGCGCCGTACGGTTTTGCGGTTCAGCGACGGACGATCCGGGTTCTTGGTACTCATGTCACCCTTCAAGAAAAGCTGCGTGTGCAAGCCGAGAAGGATCTTGGGCTGAACATAGAATTCCAGCCCGGTGGCAGCGCCAGCGTCATGCACCAGGCGTCGACACGCCCCGGGTCCTTCGATCTGTACGAGCAGTGGTCCAATAGCATTCGCGTGCTCTGGCAAGCCGGCGCGATCCAGCCCATCGAAACGGGTCGGCTGCAACATTGGGGTGAGATCAACAATCTGACGAAAACCGGATTGCTGACTCCCGACGCCAGGCGAGGTGCCGGTGATGCTCCCAACAAACTGCTTTTCGTCCAGCCCGACGGCACGTTGGGAAGCGAGACCGCGGATCAAATCAGCTTCCTGCCCTACGTACACAACGTCGACTCGTTCGGTTACGACGCAAACGTTGTCGATCGAGGCATTCCTTACGAAACGGAAAGCTGGGGATGGTTGTTGGACGAACGATGGAAAGGGCGGGTCGCATTGGTCAACGAACCCACGATCGGCTTGTTCGATGCCGCCTTGGCGGCCCAGTCGCTCGGTCTGGTCCAGTTCGACGACATCGGTGACATGACGAAACCGGAAATCGACGCGCTCTTTCGGGTGCTGGTTCGGTTGCGTCGCGAGGGGCACTTTCGCGGCGTTTGGGGCAGCGTGCCCCAGTCGGTCGAGCTGATGCAGCGCGGTGAAGTCGCCATCGAAAGCATGTTTTCGCCAGCTGTGTTTTCCCTTCGCGGTCAAAACGTTGATTGCGTTTACGCTTCACCGAAAGAGGGCTACCGCGCGTGGCACGGCGTGATGTGCTTGTCTTCGATGACGTCCGGCGGCACCAAGGATGCCGCCTATGACTTCATGAATTGGTGGTTGTCGGGGTGGCCGGGTGCGTTCATCGCACGCCAGGGGTACTACATTTCCAACCCCGCACGATCCCGCGAATTTCTGAGCCAAGACGAATGGGATTTCTGGTATGAAGGTAAGCCGGCGAGGAAGGATTTGACGGGCACCGACGATCGCGTTGTCGTCAAAAAAGGGGAAATCCGCGATGGCGGTTCCTACGAGAAGCGATTTTCAAATATCGCCGTTTGGAACACCGTCATGGACACCTACGAACACACTTTGGGTGCTTGGCATGACTTCCTTTCCGCGGTTTAA
- a CDS encoding alpha/beta hydrolase — translation MKPIFLRTSVVLVATAFFAASFVGSRVVADEPSERYEFGPDSKPSDEVPHGKITQHTFINSSVFPGTSRRYSVYVPAQYDGSKPAALMVFQDGHAFESVHGEFRLPVVFDNLIAKGDMPVTIAVMVDPGHKGELPEKRGWQPAPSNRSVEYDSVSGDYAEFLMKDLLPEVEKDYRITKNPEMRAVCGNSSGGICAFSVAWYRPDAFRKVLSHIGSFTNIRGGHDYQAQIRKTPNKPIRILLQDGSGDLDNEHGNWPLANQQMAKSLAFKNYDYKFVYGTGAHNGNHGGAIFPDSLRWLWRGWKDESL, via the coding sequence ATGAAACCAATCTTTTTGCGCACCTCGGTTGTGCTAGTTGCCACAGCCTTCTTTGCAGCTTCGTTTGTCGGTTCCCGCGTCGTCGCGGACGAGCCATCCGAGCGATACGAATTTGGTCCCGATTCAAAGCCTTCGGACGAAGTTCCGCACGGCAAAATCACTCAGCATACGTTCATCAACAGCAGCGTGTTCCCGGGCACCAGTCGCCGATACTCGGTCTATGTTCCGGCCCAATACGATGGGTCGAAGCCGGCGGCGCTGATGGTGTTTCAGGACGGTCACGCGTTCGAGAGCGTCCATGGCGAATTTCGGTTGCCCGTCGTATTCGACAATCTGATCGCCAAGGGAGACATGCCGGTCACGATCGCTGTGATGGTGGATCCCGGCCACAAGGGTGAACTGCCGGAGAAACGGGGCTGGCAACCGGCACCGTCCAACCGCAGTGTCGAGTACGACAGCGTCAGCGGAGACTATGCCGAGTTTCTGATGAAGGACCTGTTGCCGGAAGTCGAGAAGGATTATCGCATTACAAAAAACCCGGAAATGCGAGCCGTGTGCGGCAACAGCAGCGGTGGGATCTGTGCGTTTTCGGTGGCTTGGTATCGGCCCGATGCGTTTCGCAAAGTGCTTTCGCATATCGGCAGCTTCACCAACATCCGTGGCGGCCACGATTACCAGGCGCAAATTCGAAAGACGCCGAACAAGCCGATCCGCATTTTGCTGCAAGACGGCTCCGGTGACTTGGACAACGAGCACGGCAACTGGCCGTTGGCGAACCAACAGATGGCCAAATCACTGGCGTTTAAAAATTACGACTATAAGTTCGTATACGGCACCGGTGCCCACAACGGCAATCACGGCGGCGCGATTTTTCCCGATTCACTGCGCTGGCTTTGGCGCGGTTGGAAGGACGAATCGCTTTAA
- a CDS encoding helix-turn-helix transcriptional regulator, with the protein MTSTNFPADELRSVDRKLLMAMRSGEAYAIGELTDELGVTATAIRQRIERLLETGLIDREKMVAGRGRPTFQYHLTVAGHRAAGANSAELADAMWQEILAIPDLEIRKTLISRVASRLGQQFAAEMATNNPDGSLESRFETLSEIMSARHMSACVSHSGDLPVLDIGSCPYPSMTDASEDRAMCRLEEEMISEALGTPVHLSSCRLDGDSCCQFSAASIEANQEN; encoded by the coding sequence ATGACCTCGACCAACTTCCCTGCCGACGAATTGCGATCCGTTGATCGGAAGTTGTTGATGGCGATGCGCAGCGGCGAAGCGTATGCGATCGGCGAATTGACCGACGAATTGGGCGTCACAGCAACCGCCATACGTCAGCGGATCGAACGACTTCTCGAGACGGGATTGATCGATCGTGAGAAAATGGTTGCCGGTCGTGGTCGCCCGACGTTCCAGTACCATTTGACAGTTGCTGGTCACCGCGCCGCGGGAGCCAACTCGGCCGAGCTGGCGGACGCGATGTGGCAAGAGATTTTAGCGATACCCGATTTAGAAATTCGAAAGACGTTGATCAGTCGCGTTGCCTCGCGGTTGGGTCAACAGTTTGCCGCTGAGATGGCGACGAACAACCCGGACGGTTCGCTCGAGAGCCGATTCGAGACGTTGTCAGAAATCATGTCTGCCCGGCACATGTCCGCATGTGTTTCGCACAGTGGCGACTTGCCGGTCTTAGATATTGGATCTTGTCCGTATCCATCAATGACGGACGCTTCGGAAGACCGCGCGATGTGCCGGTTAGAAGAAGAGATGATTTCCGAAGCACTCGGTACGCCGGTGCATCTGAGTAGTTGTCGATTGGATGGCGATTCCTGCTGTCAATTTTCGGCAGCCTCGATCGAAGCCAATCAAGAAAATTAG
- a CDS encoding sensor histidine kinase codes for MNRLSIKSKIYLGTTAIVALLILNGLIVYVGHTSLSKNVSLMRQTHQASTSLLAIDRDVQELRFRVDRFVTSGHRSLVEEVKNIHSRLGTRIAEVRANASATDIDQTCLRIQGHLDEYLRLFDTVVQERQLSKDLVENDLPLVAAQVDRAFESLSSSLAPDASAPLVSLAQSSSRFSKAEKLVLRYFENPDGKMVASAVATLEEARADLASISQTSGPKKQLLADLRDFERIALRAVQATRGYLMLRNVLMAAEASEISYLSRSLRATAEIRQQQIAQQVEQTGRRVNAITALSVLFAGAVAILIGGKLAGSVLSPISALTNTFNRLSARESLDSFPGAQRNDEIGQMAQAARVFSDQNQQTRELLADAERLNNTLQQQTRKLTSINDELDNFAYIASHDLKSPLRAIRQLATWVHEDSAEQLTPETEGHLHQLNERACRMERLLDDLLAFSRVGRLNAALHHVDIDPLLRDTLLIIDNPKQVAVTWQSDMPSFATARTPLEQVFLNLIGNAIKHNHRAKGGKVHIECTEVGEHYCFSVRDNGPGIDPEQHDRAFQMYQRVGDPSIDGSGMGLAIVKKQIEHFGGTIEIRSEVGEGAVFSFTWPIVITQHEKESHRG; via the coding sequence GTGAACCGGCTTTCCATCAAATCGAAGATCTACCTCGGCACGACTGCGATTGTCGCGTTGTTGATTCTTAACGGGTTGATCGTTTACGTCGGGCACACCAGTCTGAGCAAGAATGTCTCGCTCATGCGTCAAACGCATCAAGCCAGCACTTCGTTGTTGGCAATCGATCGTGACGTTCAAGAGTTGCGATTTCGCGTCGATCGATTTGTTACGTCGGGGCATCGATCGTTAGTGGAAGAGGTCAAAAACATTCACTCGCGATTGGGAACGCGAATCGCGGAGGTCCGTGCGAATGCATCGGCAACCGACATTGATCAAACCTGTCTGCGAATTCAGGGGCATCTCGATGAGTACTTGCGTCTGTTCGACACCGTTGTCCAGGAACGCCAGTTGAGCAAAGACTTGGTGGAGAACGACTTGCCGTTGGTCGCGGCCCAAGTCGATCGTGCGTTCGAATCACTTTCATCGAGTCTAGCCCCTGACGCATCTGCACCGTTGGTTTCGCTCGCGCAATCCAGTTCTCGATTTTCAAAGGCCGAGAAATTGGTGCTGCGTTATTTCGAGAATCCCGACGGCAAGATGGTTGCTTCTGCCGTTGCAACGCTCGAAGAAGCCCGGGCAGATCTTGCTTCGATCAGTCAGACGAGTGGACCGAAAAAGCAACTGTTGGCGGACTTGCGGGATTTCGAACGGATCGCACTGCGAGCTGTCCAGGCGACTCGCGGTTACTTGATGCTTCGCAATGTCTTGATGGCGGCCGAAGCATCCGAGATCTCGTATCTGTCGCGATCCTTGCGTGCGACGGCGGAAATTCGCCAACAGCAAATTGCCCAGCAGGTTGAACAGACGGGCCGACGCGTCAACGCGATCACGGCGCTTTCGGTCTTATTCGCCGGAGCGGTTGCCATCTTGATCGGCGGGAAATTGGCGGGGTCGGTGCTCTCGCCCATATCGGCGCTCACAAATACATTCAACCGACTGTCGGCGCGTGAGTCACTGGATTCGTTTCCAGGTGCCCAGCGCAATGACGAGATCGGGCAAATGGCGCAGGCGGCTCGCGTTTTCAGTGACCAAAATCAGCAGACGCGAGAGCTGCTTGCCGACGCCGAACGTCTGAACAATACGCTCCAGCAACAGACACGAAAGTTGACGTCGATCAATGACGAGTTAGACAACTTCGCCTATATCGCATCGCACGATTTGAAGTCGCCCCTACGTGCCATTCGCCAGCTGGCCACTTGGGTTCACGAAGATTCGGCCGAACAGTTGACGCCTGAAACGGAGGGGCACCTCCATCAGCTGAACGAGAGGGCGTGCCGGATGGAGCGGTTGCTTGACGACTTACTCGCCTTTTCGAGGGTGGGTCGTTTGAACGCGGCACTTCATCATGTGGATATCGACCCATTGCTTCGCGACACACTCTTGATCATCGATAACCCAAAGCAAGTTGCGGTGACATGGCAGTCTGATATGCCTTCGTTTGCGACGGCACGAACACCGTTGGAGCAGGTCTTTTTGAATTTGATCGGCAACGCGATCAAGCACAACCATCGTGCCAAGGGCGGCAAGGTTCACATCGAGTGTACCGAAGTCGGCGAACACTATTGTTTTTCCGTTCGTGACAACGGGCCCGGGATCGATCCGGAACAGCACGATCGGGCGTTCCAGATGTACCAGCGCGTTGGCGATCCCAGCATCGACGGCAGCGGAATGGGACTTGCCATCGTCAAGAAGCAGATCGAGCACTTTGGTGGTACAATCGAAATTCGGTCGGAAGTCGGCGAAGGCGCCGTATTCTCGTTCACTTGGCCGATTGTCATAACGCAGCACGAAAAGGAAAGCCATCGTGGTTAG
- a CDS encoding response regulator, translated as MSIGVLLVEDDVHDVDAVKRAFAKFPPTTFELTHVTRFSDAIQAQKEGRFHVILLDLGLPDSVGLKGLEKLMARASDTPVIVLTGHDDDEMALRGIELGAQEFLCKNDLQPQRLVRAVRHAIKRKQCQIGKTASESDEALQERLAEMAEGVRELNFGVSEKIIELQKTELSQIQRDLVSDIDAKTKASLNMVNNAVPAADFIPFEPEP; from the coding sequence ATGAGTATTGGCGTTTTGCTGGTAGAAGATGACGTACACGATGTGGATGCGGTGAAGCGGGCATTCGCCAAATTCCCTCCCACCACCTTTGAGTTGACGCACGTTACGCGTTTCTCCGACGCGATCCAGGCCCAAAAGGAAGGGCGTTTCCACGTGATCCTGCTGGACCTTGGGTTGCCCGACAGTGTTGGCTTAAAAGGTCTTGAAAAACTGATGGCTCGCGCATCGGACACGCCCGTGATCGTGTTGACCGGCCATGACGATGACGAAATGGCGCTACGAGGAATCGAATTGGGTGCGCAGGAGTTTCTTTGCAAAAACGATCTGCAACCCCAACGACTCGTTCGCGCGGTCCGCCATGCGATCAAGCGAAAACAGTGTCAGATCGGAAAGACGGCCAGTGAGTCCGACGAAGCGTTGCAAGAACGGTTAGCCGAAATGGCCGAAGGTGTTCGTGAGCTCAATTTCGGCGTCTCCGAAAAGATCATTGAGCTTCAGAAGACGGAACTCAGCCAGATTCAGCGAGACCTAGTTTCCGATATCGATGCCAAAACGAAGGCATCACTAAACATGGTCAACAACGCGGTTCCCGCAGCGGACTTTATCCCCTTCGAACCCGAACCGTAG
- a CDS encoding 3-dehydroquinate synthase: MPDSSYSTDVAFAVPYVHRLRVTDDVAGNDFPALLELLQTEAAARARVLLVGESSLASHVNRLAVRLSSEASVEMVADPTIVGGGESIKNGETVLRKLLDQVNDFGLDRRSYIVAVGGGAMLDAIGFAAAIAHRGIRLIRLPSTVLAQADSGVGVKNAINYFDKKNWIGTFAVPWAVINDTSLLLTLPDRDFHSGFSEAVKVSLLKDRGQFLWLCDHAEAIRQRKMPIAKSAIHQSCLSHLRHITEGGDPFEMLEARPLDFGHWSAHRLEPLTGYAIRHGEAVAIGVAIDCIYSSLKFGFPGDDVDRVIDCLVGLGMKLWHESIEPIDRLLQGLEEFRQHLGGRLTITMLRGIGDPIHVHEIDGGAMKAAIQALKSRR, from the coding sequence ATGCCTGACTCTAGCTACTCCACCGACGTTGCCTTCGCCGTCCCTTACGTGCATCGGTTGCGGGTGACGGACGATGTCGCCGGGAATGACTTTCCGGCGCTTTTGGAATTGTTGCAAACCGAGGCGGCGGCGCGCGCGCGAGTTTTGTTGGTCGGTGAGTCTTCACTTGCCAGTCATGTGAATCGGTTAGCAGTGCGATTGTCCAGCGAAGCGTCCGTCGAGATGGTCGCGGATCCGACGATCGTCGGTGGTGGCGAATCGATCAAGAACGGCGAAACGGTGCTGAGGAAATTACTGGACCAAGTCAATGATTTCGGTTTGGATCGACGCAGCTACATCGTTGCCGTCGGCGGCGGTGCGATGCTGGATGCGATCGGGTTTGCTGCCGCGATCGCCCACCGCGGCATTCGGTTGATCCGTTTGCCTTCGACGGTGTTGGCCCAGGCCGACTCGGGAGTGGGCGTCAAGAATGCGATCAACTACTTCGACAAGAAAAATTGGATCGGAACGTTTGCGGTACCGTGGGCGGTCATCAATGACACTTCGTTGTTGTTGACGTTACCGGATCGCGATTTTCACAGTGGATTCAGTGAAGCGGTGAAGGTGTCGTTGTTGAAAGATCGTGGCCAGTTTCTTTGGCTCTGTGATCATGCCGAAGCGATCCGCCAGCGAAAGATGCCGATCGCCAAGTCGGCGATTCATCAATCGTGTTTATCTCACCTGCGACACATCACCGAAGGCGGTGATCCGTTCGAGATGCTCGAGGCCCGACCGTTGGACTTCGGCCACTGGTCGGCGCACCGACTGGAACCGTTGACGGGTTACGCGATACGTCACGGCGAAGCGGTCGCGATCGGCGTTGCGATCGACTGTATCTATTCGTCGTTGAAGTTCGGTTTTCCCGGCGACGACGTGGATCGTGTGATCGATTGTCTGGTGGGGTTGGGAATGAAGTTGTGGCATGAATCGATCGAGCCGATCGATCGACTGCTGCAGGGACTTGAAGAGTTCCGGCAACACTTGGGCGGTCGCCTGACGATCACAATGTTGCGAGGTATCGGTGACCCGATCCATGTTCACGAAATCGATGGCGGGGCAATGAAAGCTGCGATCCAAGCGTTGAAATCGAGACGCTAG
- a CDS encoding glucose 1-dehydrogenase: MKAVAVTPGTPNSVHLTDIQKPTLDQIDGGLGVLVRVLKVGVDATDREINEALYGNAPEGDKHLVIGHECFGVVEAVGPNVKRVKPGDFVTATVRRPGGSIYDKIGTNDMTSEETYFERGINLRHGFLTEYFVDEEEYIVRVPAGLKHLHVLMEPMSCAAKAIYQAYEAQRRMKVWRPQLAYVLGAGQIGLLATLVLKLQGIEVFTIARGEGPHLKSEIVEGLEATYVSTKQTPLSELVKKTGRPDLIVDATGSSRLAFEAMEHVGHNGVVVWTGITGGTKVSEVPSDNINLNWVLGNKLLLGSVNANRTHFEMGIKDLALGDMMYPGVLERILTHPVDGLDGYAEMMRLLVEDPDALKVFVNVAAE, from the coding sequence ATGAAAGCCGTCGCGGTTACCCCCGGTACACCCAATAGCGTCCACCTGACGGACATCCAAAAGCCCACGCTCGACCAAATCGACGGCGGGCTGGGGGTCCTCGTTCGCGTGTTGAAGGTGGGTGTGGACGCGACGGACCGAGAAATCAACGAGGCGCTGTATGGCAACGCACCCGAAGGCGACAAGCATTTGGTGATCGGCCACGAGTGTTTTGGAGTCGTTGAAGCCGTCGGGCCGAACGTCAAGCGAGTGAAACCGGGCGATTTCGTCACGGCGACCGTCCGCCGACCGGGAGGCTCGATCTATGACAAGATCGGCACCAACGATATGACCAGCGAGGAGACCTACTTTGAACGGGGGATCAATCTTCGTCACGGTTTCCTAACCGAATACTTCGTTGACGAAGAGGAGTACATCGTTCGCGTCCCGGCCGGGCTGAAGCACTTGCACGTTTTAATGGAACCGATGAGCTGTGCCGCCAAAGCGATCTACCAAGCCTACGAGGCTCAGCGGCGGATGAAGGTCTGGCGTCCACAGTTGGCGTATGTTTTGGGTGCCGGCCAGATTGGGTTGCTCGCCACGTTGGTGCTGAAACTGCAAGGCATCGAGGTCTTTACCATTGCCCGCGGCGAAGGACCCCACCTGAAGTCGGAAATCGTCGAAGGACTGGAAGCGACCTACGTCAGCACCAAGCAGACGCCGCTGTCCGAACTGGTCAAGAAAACTGGACGCCCCGATTTGATCGTCGATGCAACCGGCAGCAGTCGATTGGCTTTCGAAGCGATGGAACACGTCGGACACAACGGCGTTGTCGTCTGGACCGGAATCACCGGCGGCACCAAAGTTTCGGAAGTCCCATCCGACAACATCAACTTGAATTGGGTACTGGGCAACAAATTGCTACTCGGCAGCGTGAACGCGAACCGAACCCACTTCGAAATGGGAATCAAAGACCTGGCACTCGGTGACATGATGTACCCGGGCGTTCTCGAGCGAATTTTGACCCATCCGGTCGATGGCCTCGATGGATACGCCGAGATGATGCGATTGTTGGTCGAAGACCCCGACGCACTGAAAGTCTTCGTCAACGTCGCCGCCGAGTGA
- a CDS encoding aldo/keto reductase: MQRRRLGTSGVVVSDIGMGTMTFGSQCNESTSHAICDHAYEAGIDFFDAAEIYPVPPQEETFGDTETILGRWLKTKPRETVIIATKVTGPGHGWFTPPVRHGKTALDRRQIVAACEDSLRRLGTDYIDLYQTHWPDHGLPYEEVLGVLSELRDEGKVRVIGCSNETSWGLMKSLWAADTYDVDRFQSVQNNFSLINRRCENELAQVCRRENVSLLPYSPLGGGVLTGKYENGPPTGARFSAYIVEGNERQKKMASRFVNDRTVETTRRMAEIASSIGVTVTALAVAWSRQHDFVASTLVGATSIEQLDQSLAAKDLILDAETLARIDQVDVEIPNPMTEDGLRRL; this comes from the coding sequence ATGCAGCGACGAAGACTTGGCACCAGCGGAGTGGTGGTATCGGACATCGGCATGGGGACCATGACATTCGGTTCACAATGCAATGAATCGACAAGCCATGCGATTTGCGATCACGCGTACGAGGCCGGCATCGACTTTTTCGACGCTGCGGAAATCTACCCCGTACCGCCGCAAGAAGAAACGTTCGGCGATACCGAAACGATCCTGGGCCGCTGGTTAAAAACGAAACCTCGCGAAACGGTCATCATCGCGACCAAGGTGACTGGCCCCGGTCACGGATGGTTCACGCCGCCGGTCCGCCACGGAAAAACGGCACTGGATCGCCGACAAATCGTCGCCGCGTGCGAAGATTCGCTGCGCCGACTGGGGACCGACTACATCGATTTGTATCAAACGCATTGGCCTGACCACGGGCTTCCGTATGAAGAAGTCCTCGGCGTTCTAAGCGAACTTCGTGACGAAGGAAAAGTTCGCGTGATCGGCTGCAGCAACGAAACGAGTTGGGGATTGATGAAAAGCTTGTGGGCCGCCGACACCTACGACGTCGATCGTTTTCAGTCGGTCCAGAACAATTTCAGCCTGATCAACCGTCGCTGCGAGAACGAACTAGCGCAAGTGTGCCGACGCGAGAACGTCAGTCTGTTGCCGTACTCGCCTTTGGGTGGCGGCGTGTTGACCGGAAAATACGAAAACGGCCCGCCCACCGGAGCCCGCTTTTCGGCTTACATTGTCGAAGGAAACGAACGGCAGAAGAAAATGGCCAGTCGATTCGTGAACGATCGCACCGTTGAAACGACTCGTCGAATGGCGGAAATCGCAAGCTCGATCGGCGTCACGGTCACTGCGTTGGCGGTCGCGTGGAGCCGACAACATGACTTCGTTGCGTCGACGCTGGTGGGTGCGACATCGATCGAGCAACTGGATCAATCGCTCGCGGCCAAGGACTTGATCCTTGACGCCGAAACCCTTGCCCGAATCGATCAAGTCGATGTCGAGATCCCCAACCCCATGACCGAAGACGGATTGAGACGGTTGTAA